Proteins encoded in a region of the Candidatus Moanabacter tarae genome:
- a CDS encoding Ferredoxin--NADP reductase gives METEHHTAIIVGAGPAGLALSVVLGGWHPFFKSSKIFSQRYPQLDPILKRHNGSLLSLNLKDWVKNGIQPADLFRALHHPRQKFVEIEQIAMAFEQKPNIDYLLLSRESVGGLWNNVPKNLLTLSPGQWMELAFYPLYQHAMEAGIEIDANALIIKHRLLDYYHSIPSRFGQEERIRTSTNVEQIRPHSEGFLVKSRDTFTRKVKYYTCKYLILATGQRASLRQLGIPGEELDWVTPNYDKPEDFMGERIIIVGGGRSADWAATELHDSGKQVTYVMRQDSSAHWRLINESRWHLPYYARIADILEAHSPKMETLYNTSIKAIRPDGTVLLEQTGDDRIIETDHVITEIGGVADYSILDGFPPLQLVEKHDAYRFQMHQAKIHPHNYESLEIPNLYLGGYLAAGIGLVVIAMHGTTYAIAADILQREGKV, from the coding sequence TTGGAGACTGAGCATCACACCGCTATTATCGTTGGTGCCGGTCCTGCGGGTCTTGCACTTTCGGTCGTGTTAGGAGGCTGGCACCCTTTTTTCAAAAGTAGTAAAATATTTTCCCAACGCTACCCACAGCTAGACCCAATTCTCAAGCGCCATAACGGATCCCTTTTATCCCTTAATCTAAAAGATTGGGTAAAGAATGGAATTCAACCAGCCGATCTATTTCGCGCCCTACACCACCCAAGGCAAAAATTCGTTGAGATCGAACAGATCGCAATGGCCTTTGAGCAGAAACCAAATATCGATTATCTCCTTCTCTCAAGAGAATCTGTTGGGGGACTCTGGAATAACGTCCCCAAAAATCTACTTACACTCTCTCCTGGTCAGTGGATGGAACTGGCCTTCTACCCACTGTACCAACATGCAATGGAGGCAGGGATCGAAATAGATGCAAACGCTCTTATCATCAAACATCGGTTGCTGGACTATTACCATAGTATCCCCTCACGCTTCGGGCAGGAAGAGCGAATTCGAACCAGTACGAATGTAGAACAAATAAGACCGCATAGTGAAGGTTTCCTCGTTAAAAGCCGCGACACTTTCACTCGTAAAGTCAAATACTATACCTGCAAATATCTTATCCTGGCAACAGGGCAACGTGCCTCTTTGCGTCAACTCGGTATTCCTGGCGAGGAACTTGATTGGGTAACGCCTAATTACGATAAACCAGAGGATTTCATGGGCGAACGTATCATCATTGTGGGTGGGGGCCGATCGGCAGATTGGGCTGCCACCGAACTGCACGATTCGGGCAAGCAGGTCACTTACGTTATGCGTCAGGATTCAAGCGCCCATTGGAGGTTGATTAACGAAAGCCGTTGGCATCTTCCCTACTACGCTCGAATCGCTGACATTTTAGAAGCTCATTCACCCAAGATGGAAACGCTCTATAACACTTCCATTAAGGCAATTAGACCTGATGGAACTGTTTTGCTGGAGCAAACCGGAGATGATCGTATAATTGAGACGGACCATGTTATTACAGAAATCGGTGGCGTTGCTGACTACTCGATTCTCGATGGTTTCCCACCCCTTCAACTGGTCGAAAAGCATGATGCCTACCGTTTCCAAATGCACCAAGCTAAGATACATCCCCACAACTATGAATCGTTAGAAATCCCCAATCTTTACCTAGGCGGTTACCTTGCAGCAGGAATCGGCCTTGTAGTAATCGCCATGCATGGAACTACCTATGCTATCGCTGCCGATATTTTGCAACGAGAAGGGAAGGTTTAA
- the afr_3 gene encoding 1,5-anhydro-D-fructose reductase produces the protein MKAAVLGAGEPHFDAHIATLQQLPEVESIILWGENENALEAFEGKAKISAVFTDLDELLKQDDIFFAIATTRNDLKPEIFNQILDLGIHIMGEKPIAPTAKEVAQLVKKAEQKGLALGTCYQNRYNPLVLKVRRLIKDGIIGPLMSIEMRMLTTQPKFRKPGSWLFNKQSAGGGMLAWLGCHYIDMIRFISKDEIVSVAAEVATRSGEEIDVEDIASLSMRLGTGTIASLHTGYTLALKGPQYGDMPSYDSYIGVNGKDGRLYWNGSNEPHRLTVESTHPSWADAPVRVTDYSIAKSPAYGGISGEAFIRDFILAAKGKRDVPASGRDALQVARVIEAAYESSESGQRIGINV, from the coding sequence ATGAAAGCAGCAGTTCTGGGAGCCGGTGAGCCTCATTTTGACGCCCACATTGCAACCCTCCAACAACTACCCGAAGTCGAATCAATAATTCTCTGGGGTGAAAACGAAAATGCCTTGGAAGCATTCGAAGGGAAAGCGAAAATTTCGGCTGTATTTACTGACTTGGATGAACTTCTAAAACAGGACGATATCTTCTTTGCAATCGCCACCACTCGCAATGATCTGAAACCGGAAATCTTCAACCAAATTTTGGATTTAGGTATTCATATCATGGGAGAAAAGCCTATCGCTCCCACAGCAAAGGAAGTTGCCCAATTAGTTAAGAAAGCTGAACAGAAAGGCCTAGCCCTGGGGACCTGCTACCAGAATCGTTACAACCCTTTGGTTCTCAAAGTTCGGCGTCTCATTAAGGATGGAATTATTGGCCCCCTTATGTCCATAGAGATGCGGATGCTTACCACTCAACCGAAATTTCGAAAACCAGGTAGTTGGCTTTTTAACAAACAATCTGCGGGCGGTGGGATGCTTGCTTGGCTTGGATGTCATTATATCGACATGATAAGGTTTATCAGCAAAGATGAGATCGTATCGGTAGCAGCTGAAGTTGCTACTCGTAGCGGCGAAGAAATCGATGTTGAGGATATCGCTAGTCTTTCCATGCGATTGGGAACGGGGACCATCGCTTCTCTACACACCGGATATACTCTAGCCTTAAAGGGTCCCCAGTATGGGGATATGCCCTCCTACGATTCCTATATTGGAGTGAACGGTAAAGACGGACGCCTCTATTGGAATGGAAGCAACGAGCCCCATCGCCTTACCGTTGAGTCAACACACCCCTCCTGGGCTGATGCTCCTGTTAGAGTAACAGATTACTCTATTGCAAAATCACCTGCCTATGGAGGAATCTCCGGCGAGGCCTTTATTCGTGATTTCATTCTCGCCGCCAAAGGAAAACGAGATGTGCCTGCATCAGGCCGAGATGCACTCCAGGTAGCACGCGTCATAGAAGCCGCCTATGAATCAAGCGAATCAGGCCAACGAATTGGTATTAATGTGTAA
- the rhmD_1 gene encoding L-rhamnonate dehydratase has protein sequence MKIKSIEAFEVDLSRGRIDSTGEKKQTGSYKMKDREPASPMESYQAYHGKRSSWGPKWQSIACIATAEDGTFGIGLSNNSGPVARIVNDHFASHIVGGDCMATEKAFDMLCRLATPYGAYGLSSFAISAVDLALWDLKGKLLERPVYELLGGPQKESIPCYATGFDLEWYIELGFRAVKLPMPFGPMDGLDGLKKTEELVAIARQRIGDKIELMLDCWMALDVEYTVRLAEILKPYRLKWIEDFLLPEDMEGFARVRERIPWQTLATGEHWYLPQTFYTAMRRGLVDVFQPDLLWSGGISACVHICHMARSSGVSVIPHGGMNWPYGQHLAYAMPAVPLGERSGGVSSPGVKLENVVALPGTAVVRDGNLIPSDAPGFGIEVNKKWLDAISI, from the coding sequence ATGAAGATCAAGTCAATAGAAGCATTTGAAGTCGATCTTTCAAGAGGTCGAATAGACAGTACAGGGGAAAAGAAACAGACTGGATCCTACAAAATGAAGGATCGAGAACCGGCGAGTCCCATGGAATCTTATCAAGCCTACCATGGGAAACGTTCCTCATGGGGACCGAAGTGGCAATCTATAGCATGTATTGCCACAGCAGAAGATGGAACATTTGGAATTGGGTTATCAAACAATTCCGGTCCCGTAGCACGGATCGTTAATGATCATTTTGCCTCCCACATTGTGGGCGGAGACTGCATGGCAACAGAAAAAGCGTTCGACATGCTGTGTCGTCTCGCCACACCCTACGGGGCCTACGGGCTAAGCAGCTTTGCAATCAGTGCGGTTGATCTGGCTTTATGGGATCTAAAGGGCAAGCTTCTCGAACGTCCCGTTTATGAACTTCTAGGTGGCCCGCAGAAGGAGTCAATTCCGTGTTATGCAACGGGATTTGATCTTGAATGGTATATTGAGCTCGGCTTTCGCGCTGTAAAACTTCCTATGCCGTTTGGACCCATGGATGGTCTAGACGGTCTAAAAAAGACGGAGGAATTGGTTGCAATAGCACGTCAACGCATTGGAGACAAAATCGAGTTAATGCTCGATTGCTGGATGGCTTTGGACGTGGAATATACTGTACGGCTGGCAGAGATCCTTAAACCCTATCGCTTAAAATGGATTGAGGACTTTCTTCTACCTGAAGATATGGAGGGTTTCGCTCGTGTCCGAGAACGCATACCTTGGCAAACTCTTGCAACTGGCGAGCATTGGTACCTACCCCAGACTTTTTATACCGCAATGCGTCGCGGACTGGTTGACGTTTTTCAGCCGGATCTTCTATGGTCAGGGGGAATCTCAGCGTGTGTACACATCTGTCATATGGCCCGCTCATCAGGTGTTTCGGTGATCCCTCATGGAGGCATGAATTGGCCATATGGGCAACACTTAGCATACGCCATGCCCGCAGTTCCCTTGGGAGAGCGATCAGGTGGAGTTTCCTCTCCTGGGGTAAAACTCGAAAATGTTGTGGCCTTACCGGGAACCGCAGTCGTAAGAGACGGTAATTTAATCCCTAGCGATGCCCCAGGGTTTGGGATCGAAGTAAATAAAAAGTGGTTAGATGCGATCTCGATTTAA